A DNA window from Patescibacteria group bacterium contains the following coding sequences:
- a CDS encoding class I SAM-dependent methyltransferase, producing the protein MEWKRQIKEQAMSELSVHPHCPEERADLFTAYDGESAEIETCEFLYSLVRILKPNKVLETGTAKGIAAIAMASAMKENGFGKLFTIENKKDIAEIASARLDKAGLSKFVKVIVQDSIQFCEETRFKFKFAFLDSSIPIRTKEFTILNHKGSLDIVAFHDTSRHREKALKTPGEPQDEYLKQLRYLEQDCTGMIDFCFSRGLRLMQTTGFIGEQQ; encoded by the coding sequence ATGGAATGGAAAAGACAAATCAAAGAACAGGCCATGAGCGAATTATCAGTACACCCTCATTGCCCAGAGGAACGGGCCGATCTTTTTACCGCTTACGATGGCGAAAGTGCAGAAATAGAAACGTGCGAGTTTTTATATTCTTTGGTTCGCATTCTAAAGCCAAATAAAGTTTTAGAAACTGGCACAGCGAAAGGGATAGCGGCTATAGCGATGGCGAGCGCGATGAAAGAAAACGGCTTCGGCAAACTTTTCACAATCGAAAACAAAAAAGATATTGCCGAAATAGCATCTGCAAGATTAGACAAAGCTGGCCTTTCAAAATTTGTGAAAGTAATTGTGCAAGATTCTATCCAGTTTTGCGAAGAGACTCGGTTTAAGTTTAAATTCGCATTTCTCGACAGTTCCATCCCAATTCGGACAAAAGAGTTTACGATTCTTAACCACAAGGGATCGCTTGACATTGTCGCATTCCACGACACTTCTAGACACAGAGAAAAAGCCTTAAAAACACCAGGAGAACCACAAGACGAATACCTAAAACAACTTAGATATTTAGAGCAAGATTGTACTGGAATGATAGATTTCTGTTTTTCTCGTGGGCTACGATTAATGCAGACTACCGGATTTATAGGGGAACAACAATGA
- a CDS encoding sigma-70 family RNA polymerase sigma factor → MESEKIIELRKTNRGMNEILNANRPLVISTIKKTCSKYSGNLNFDDIVSAGMVGLWKAATHFCPEKGRFSTIATACIKREMFRFIQKEAEGKARICSIEKMGGYDSNGSSFDDIFYQMIAKEDIRSIFQVMEKDDRDLLIARFWENKTLREMAKMYGVTRERVRQKIAEALKRIRAALS, encoded by the coding sequence ATGGAATCAGAAAAAATAATTGAACTTCGGAAAACAAACCGAGGAATGAATGAAATCCTAAACGCAAATCGCCCACTCGTTATAAGCACAATAAAAAAAACATGTTCTAAATATAGCGGTAATCTTAATTTTGACGACATTGTTTCTGCGGGCATGGTTGGACTTTGGAAAGCAGCGACGCACTTTTGCCCTGAAAAAGGAAGGTTTTCAACCATAGCCACGGCATGTATAAAGAGAGAGATGTTCCGATTTATACAAAAAGAGGCCGAAGGAAAGGCGCGGATTTGTAGTATTGAGAAAATGGGCGGATATGATAGTAATGGCTCTTCTTTCGATGATATTTTTTACCAAATGATTGCAAAAGAAGATATTCGATCGATATTCCAAGTTATGGAAAAAGATGATCGTGACCTATTGATAGCAAGGTTTTGGGAAAACAAAACTCTCAGAGAAATGGCCAAAATGTATGGTGTGACCAGAGAGCGCGTCAGGCAAAAAATTGCCGAGGCATTAAAAAGGATTCGGGCAGCACTATCTTAA
- a CDS encoding ATP-dependent helicase: protein MKKTEVSIKHSEYQMAIFDWISRGTGNAIVSAVAGSGKTTTLIDALSILPAGTKSLFLSFNKEIQKSTRNKLDKRDVKGVTVFTNHGFGYNTIMGSLNFIKPVVKDEKYDEVCNRLFADERKVLENKHKIAFAKQEQNLDEVKHNKKFRKCFCSAPFFRKISTMLKFVDFGRMFGLEDVAAIADAIKYMGQKYDESINTSEIEMAYQEIIKIGMSDSLQVDYLDMLWLPVQKRIEMKQKFDFIFLDECQDLNAAQIKLVQHAINQTGARLLAVGDQQQAIYGFAGSLPTAWHKVKDSFSAKEFPLSVCYRCGREIVNLAKSIVPQISSSETAISGEISHIEDFSIQFILKNVDAVLSRFFAPLVHVLCVGIPISDRFRILGLDFSQEMKRYILTITKETKKTSEEYLALSLREKIQAFFAEKMESEENDFAFKKLEDVMNSLLFFEKISDHTENGMLTLIEKYMTDKPKRGEILLSTIHKAKGQEWDSVLVLGYNQMPHHFQKSPEWQDEQERNLKYIAITRAKKTLYQHCPQDKFWYREEFVFTEKMPKIESFKENQPKESPPECIMDEEDEENLYQIERERFIAKGSTNEVPKWARPALKYILNPKLKGMDLKLEDLK, encoded by the coding sequence ATGAAAAAAACAGAGGTTTCGATAAAACATTCAGAATATCAGATGGCAATTTTTGACTGGATATCAAGAGGGACGGGCAACGCAATTGTTTCGGCGGTTGCTGGATCGGGAAAAACGACGACACTTATTGATGCGTTGAGCATCTTGCCAGCCGGGACGAAATCGCTTTTTCTATCCTTCAACAAGGAAATCCAAAAATCCACAAGAAATAAATTGGATAAAAGAGATGTCAAGGGAGTAACCGTTTTTACAAATCACGGTTTCGGATACAACACAATCATGGGGAGCCTAAATTTTATCAAACCAGTCGTTAAAGACGAAAAATATGACGAGGTTTGCAATCGGCTTTTCGCCGATGAAAGGAAAGTTTTAGAAAATAAACACAAAATTGCCTTCGCGAAACAAGAACAAAACCTAGACGAAGTCAAGCATAATAAGAAATTTCGGAAGTGTTTTTGTTCTGCTCCGTTTTTTCGCAAGATTTCCACCATGCTAAAATTTGTAGATTTTGGCAGGATGTTTGGTCTTGAAGATGTGGCGGCAATAGCCGATGCGATAAAGTATATGGGACAGAAATATGACGAATCGATAAACACTTCCGAAATAGAAATGGCATATCAAGAAATAATAAAAATAGGGATGTCGGATTCGCTCCAAGTAGACTATCTTGATATGCTTTGGCTTCCTGTTCAAAAAAGAATTGAAATGAAACAAAAGTTTGATTTCATCTTCTTGGACGAATGCCAAGATTTAAATGCGGCACAAATCAAACTAGTGCAGCACGCGATAAACCAAACTGGCGCGCGACTTTTAGCTGTCGGAGACCAACAACAGGCAATATATGGCTTTGCCGGTTCTCTTCCAACAGCCTGGCACAAAGTTAAAGATTCGTTTAGCGCGAAAGAATTTCCTCTTTCGGTTTGCTACAGATGTGGACGGGAAATTGTAAATTTGGCAAAATCTATCGTGCCACAAATTTCGTCATCAGAAACGGCGATTTCTGGCGAAATATCTCATATCGAAGATTTCAGCATACAGTTTATTTTAAAAAATGTTGATGCGGTTTTGTCTCGTTTTTTTGCTCCACTCGTGCATGTTTTGTGTGTGGGAATTCCTATTTCTGATCGGTTTAGAATTTTAGGGCTAGATTTTTCGCAGGAAATGAAGCGATATATCTTAACAATTACAAAGGAGACAAAAAAAACCAGCGAAGAATATTTGGCCCTTAGTTTAAGGGAAAAAATACAAGCGTTCTTTGCAGAAAAAATGGAAAGCGAAGAAAACGATTTCGCTTTCAAAAAGCTAGAAGACGTTATGAATTCGCTTTTATTTTTTGAGAAAATTTCAGATCATACAGAAAATGGGATGCTCACCCTTATCGAAAAATATATGACCGACAAACCAAAGAGGGGAGAAATACTTCTTTCTACAATCCATAAGGCCAAAGGGCAAGAATGGGATTCCGTGCTTGTTTTGGGATATAATCAAATGCCGCACCATTTTCAAAAATCGCCAGAATGGCAAGATGAGCAAGAGAGAAACTTGAAATATATAGCGATTACACGCGCGAAAAAAACTCTATATCAGCACTGTCCACAGGATAAATTTTGGTATAGAGAAGAATTTGTATTCACAGAGAAAATGCCCAAGATAGAAAGCTTCAAAGAGAATCAACCAAAAGAAAGCCCTCCAGAGTGTATTATGGACGAAGAGGATGAGGAAAATCTTTACCAGATCGAGCGGGAGCGTTTCATAGCGAAGGGCAGCACAAACGAAGTTCCGAAATGGGCACGCCCCGCCCTAAAGTATATTTTGAATCCCAAACTAAAAGGGATGGATTTGAAACTGGAAGATTTAAAGTAA
- a CDS encoding DUF927 domain-containing protein, which translates to MENNLFLEAIWKTGEVREIRLLGRSGKNKIILSGYFDNPATAAVWIDKYEKGATQFYKYKGKLSVYVTINPLHNGLMARRGNKIEEAFENETTSDKDVIGLPFALVDVDPIRPSGVSSTDDEKTAAKEIAQKIMDEIGRPFVFGDSGNGYHLIYRTNAKNPTETKYFLADLQNRFGTEKANVDLKVFNPSRITKVLGTWAIKGENTAERPWRKSAIISIDKASQTLDLSSFAVKPVEKPVSMQSAACGARETFDVRKFLSDNGVIVKKEKSWNDATMLVLESCVFDPSHKGGEASVIIHPDGKLSYQCFHDSCKCKTWPDLRDAVGAPKEKKQRLCDTCGKAIFWTQDGEAWIPMENETTRHFCNARKAKARSAVKSVVVDVIGEAETKKSRKQRKFDEGKRKASPLPEGETKVLEIKEENGVGYVVTQNSVFEAKYCLNETTNEVYQTFRKIIEQPVRIEEIIRDVWTSEESVAIRWGDEETQRAVFPMEAVSFTKHSDKLAAKGVRINSNNNKDAISYFAASIARNSTIKTKLASYKNGWLDSKRFILGGKILGKETESEIEFQGSTYVPEIRGTEAEWKKIVAEFKNDVGLAMRLGSAAISPILKIIGCSSYIDHMWGGSTSGKTFSSIVAASMFGDPFRLVESWRQSRSGKETYFEEAGGLPSFLDESHQAKPEDLEQTVYDFANEKGKGRATITTGGEVRKAKSKAWFGVLLSTGEGQIKECTQKAGVEARGMEFQRVTEISEEVGKKVTKAKNMLKAHHGHEVEKILRLAMAYGEQLKGFFESHLEQLSEHSSNNLQSRQVPYLAATLTGCKILDLLGVDVAKEEDRMEYVLAYMSSETPVPTWKKAYDFIQEQSNKNAHRFIVTEKSPLSGGDIVTMPKDQCWGRIGDKWIDIFPDQTRNLLREGGFDMSVISLLKSEGKVIAKDGWNTVQAKLPIGGNSRVVRVIRFVKECLEEDV; encoded by the coding sequence ATGGAAAATAATCTTTTTTTGGAAGCAATATGGAAGACAGGAGAAGTTAGAGAAATAAGGCTCCTTGGCAGGAGTGGCAAAAACAAAATCATATTGTCTGGATACTTTGACAATCCAGCAACGGCAGCGGTTTGGATCGATAAATATGAGAAAGGAGCAACTCAATTTTATAAGTACAAAGGAAAGTTGTCGGTATACGTAACCATAAACCCATTACACAATGGACTTATGGCTCGTCGCGGCAACAAAATAGAGGAGGCTTTCGAAAATGAAACAACGTCAGACAAAGACGTTATCGGATTACCATTCGCATTGGTAGACGTTGACCCAATTCGCCCGTCAGGAGTGTCTTCTACCGACGATGAAAAGACAGCCGCGAAAGAGATTGCCCAAAAGATTATGGACGAAATCGGAAGGCCATTTGTCTTTGGTGATAGTGGAAACGGCTACCATCTGATATATCGAACAAATGCAAAAAATCCCACAGAAACAAAATATTTTCTGGCTGATCTACAAAACCGCTTCGGAACAGAAAAAGCAAACGTTGATTTGAAAGTTTTCAACCCATCCAGAATAACCAAAGTTCTTGGGACTTGGGCCATTAAGGGAGAAAATACGGCGGAAAGGCCCTGGAGAAAATCGGCTATTATCTCAATCGATAAAGCGTCGCAGACTCTAGACTTATCTTCATTTGCTGTGAAGCCTGTGGAAAAACCAGTGTCCATGCAGTCAGCGGCCTGTGGAGCGCGTGAGACGTTCGACGTGCGAAAGTTTTTGTCAGATAACGGCGTAATCGTGAAGAAAGAAAAGTCATGGAACGATGCAACCATGCTTGTGTTAGAATCTTGCGTGTTTGATCCTTCGCACAAAGGAGGCGAGGCCAGCGTAATAATCCATCCAGACGGGAAGCTATCCTACCAGTGCTTTCACGATTCTTGCAAGTGTAAGACATGGCCCGATTTGCGCGACGCAGTCGGTGCGCCGAAGGAAAAAAAACAGCGTCTTTGTGATACATGCGGGAAGGCAATATTTTGGACACAAGACGGCGAAGCATGGATACCTATGGAAAATGAAACCACGCGCCATTTTTGTAATGCCAGAAAAGCAAAGGCTCGCAGCGCGGTGAAAAGCGTGGTCGTTGATGTAATCGGCGAAGCTGAAACAAAAAAATCTAGGAAGCAAAGAAAGTTTGACGAGGGAAAAAGGAAAGCATCGCCACTTCCAGAAGGCGAAACAAAAGTTTTGGAAATAAAGGAGGAAAACGGAGTTGGATACGTAGTTACACAAAACTCCGTTTTTGAAGCAAAGTATTGCCTCAACGAGACCACAAACGAAGTATACCAGACGTTCAGAAAGATTATCGAGCAGCCCGTAAGAATTGAGGAAATAATTCGGGATGTGTGGACTTCCGAGGAATCCGTGGCCATCCGTTGGGGCGATGAGGAAACTCAGCGGGCCGTTTTTCCGATGGAGGCAGTGAGCTTCACAAAGCACTCTGACAAGCTAGCTGCAAAAGGAGTCCGGATAAACTCAAACAATAATAAAGACGCGATATCTTACTTTGCCGCATCGATCGCGCGCAATTCTACGATAAAAACAAAACTCGCAAGCTACAAAAACGGTTGGTTAGACAGCAAACGGTTTATTTTGGGCGGTAAAATCCTTGGAAAAGAAACAGAATCTGAAATCGAATTTCAGGGATCGACGTATGTTCCAGAAATTAGGGGGACGGAGGCCGAATGGAAAAAAATCGTTGCAGAATTCAAAAACGACGTTGGTCTGGCAATGCGTCTGGGCTCGGCGGCCATCTCTCCTATTCTCAAAATAATCGGTTGCAGCTCGTACATTGATCATATGTGGGGCGGTTCGACTTCCGGGAAAACCTTCTCGTCCATTGTTGCTGCGAGCATGTTCGGCGATCCTTTTAGGCTCGTAGAGTCATGGCGGCAAAGCCGGTCAGGAAAGGAGACTTATTTTGAAGAAGCCGGGGGGCTCCCTTCATTTTTGGACGAAAGTCACCAGGCCAAGCCTGAAGATTTGGAACAAACCGTTTATGATTTTGCCAACGAGAAAGGAAAGGGCCGTGCCACTATCACCACGGGCGGCGAAGTACGAAAAGCAAAATCAAAGGCGTGGTTCGGCGTGCTTCTTTCCACAGGGGAAGGGCAGATCAAAGAGTGTACGCAAAAAGCAGGAGTTGAGGCCAGAGGCATGGAGTTTCAGCGCGTGACCGAAATTTCCGAAGAAGTTGGAAAAAAGGTCACAAAAGCAAAAAATATGTTAAAGGCGCATCATGGCCATGAGGTTGAAAAAATTTTGCGTCTTGCGATGGCGTACGGAGAACAACTGAAAGGATTCTTCGAGAGCCATCTTGAACAACTCTCAGAACATAGCAGTAATAACCTGCAAAGCCGACAGGTTCCTTATTTAGCTGCGACTTTGACAGGATGCAAAATATTGGATTTATTGGGAGTTGATGTGGCGAAAGAAGAGGATCGGATGGAATATGTTCTGGCATACATGTCTTCAGAAACACCTGTGCCAACTTGGAAAAAAGCATACGACTTCATCCAGGAACAGTCAAATAAAAACGCCCACAGATTTATCGTGACAGAAAAATCGCCACTTTCTGGAGGCGACATCGTGACCATGCCAAAAGATCAGTGCTGGGGGAGAATCGGGGATAAATGGATCGATATATTCCCAGACCAAACAAGAAACCTTTTAAGGGAGGGAGGTTTCGATATGTCCGTAATTTCTTTGCTGAAAAGTGAGGGTAAAGTTATTGCAAAAGATGGGTGGAACACGGTACAAGCCAAGCTTCCAATCGGCGGCAATAGCCGAGTTGTAAGGGTTATACGCTTTGTAAAAGAGTGTTTAGAGGAAGATGTGTAA